The Blastopirellula marina genome contains the following window.
CAAAATCGAAACTTGGATTCGTGAAGGGGGCAAATTCGACGGCACTTCGGCTCGTGATGATTCGATGTTGCGTTTGAATCAAGTTGCCGTTGCCAAGAAGGCCACGCACGAGGAACTCGCCAAGTTGCGGGCCGCAAGTAGCCAACAGATGTGGGAACTAAGCATGCCGGATGTGAAAACGGCTAAAGTCGACACGCCGCTGTTCTTAGCATACGGCACGATTGGTGAAGACCAGTTGAAGGAGTACGTCGCCGAAGCAGACAAAGCAGCCGCCAAAGTTCGCACGCTGCTGAAGATTCCATCTTCCTCGCCACTGGTGAAAGGAAAGTTGACACTTTACTTCTTTCGCCAACGCTACGACTATGCCGAATTTGGCAACATGATCGAACGTCGCGACCTGCCCGGCAACTGGAAAGGTCACTACCGGTTCGATGTGACCGATGCCTATGGAGCAATCCAGGTTCCCAGCGAAGACGATTACGACGTGAATGTCTTATTGGGACAATTGATTGGCTCGTCGCATGTGGCTTCCCTGGGAGACGGGACCGTACCTGCTTGGTTCTCCGAGGGAGTCGGTCGGGTGATAGCTTACCGAATGAACAAGAGTGATCCGCGAGTTCAAGCCTGGGACGATCAAATTGGTCCGGCTGTTAGCTCAATGGCAAAGCCCGACGACTTCGTTAATAATCGCCTATCGCCGGAGCAGAACGGCGTGGTGAGCTACGCCTTCATGAAAGCCGCGATGGGACGTGGAAACCAGTTCGATGCGTTGATGAATGCTCTCCGCAAAGGGACGAATTTCAATCAGGCATTCCAGTCTGCTTTCGGCGGAACACCTTCCCAGGTAGCAACCGCGTGGGTCATGTCTGGCGGTCGATAGGCCTGACTTGCGAATGATCAAGAAAAAGGCGATGCCTATTGGCATCGCCTTTTCATTTCTTGAATGAGTAAGTTTCGCCACTTAGTGCGAATGACCATGATGGTGGTGTTCGATCTCGCCCTGGTACGGCTTGCCATCGACTTCCACATCTACTGTCGCCGCAGCTTCTTCCGCTTCCAGCAAAGCAAACAGATCGGGATCGGCGGTCTCGAACTTAGCGGTTGTTTCTTCGCCATCGGAACGGACGGCTGGGATGTCCCAAGATTTCGTGTTTCCCTCGACGGTGACGTTCACTTGCAGATTCTCGCCTGGGATTTTGACTTCCTCTTTGCCGGCGCTGTCCAGAACGTAGAAGGTTAGCGTCTTTGTTTCGTCATCGTGCGACCATTCCAAGTGATACTCTTCCTCACCAAGCTCAATCAAGTGACCACCATGCGGACCAGCCGCTTCATGATCGTGCCCTTCGTGGTCGTGATCGTGCCCTTCTTCGTGCCCGGCAGAGTCGGTCTTTTCCGACGTGCAGCCCGCCAGCGAAACTGGCACGGCAAACGCACATAATAGTAGTATCAGCTTTCCAAACTTCATTGTGCCAGACTCCTCGATTGGCATTTCTGATTTGCTTTGATGTATTCGCCACCTATCGCCGGCAGCGAACTCCGCCTTTCCCAACCATTCGCGGGAAGCCCTCGATTATTCGGCACGAAACCGACGGCGCCAATCCTGCCCCGTCATTCGTCGTCCGTTCGAGCTCATTCTGGGTGAAATCGATTACAGTTCGATTCCGCTTCCCGTCGCTACCGGCTGGCTGTTTCCTTTGGTGAATGCATCGATGTAGGAAAGGTCGCCACCGCCAACTCCCATCTTCGCTGCCTGGAAAAATTTAGCAGCCTGGGCGTCGTCTCCGTCGAAGTGTAAGAGTACCCCAACACAGAACAATAAATCGGCGTTCTGTGGGTCAGCAACCGCACGGCGAGCATTCGCTTCGATGATCGAAGCCTTGGCGGCAGCGTTACTATCCAGCAGCCCATCGAGGGTCAGATTTGTCGAAGCGATATTCGGATCTTGCTGAACCGCCAGCTTCATCGCCTTGACCGCTTCCTCCGGATGATTGGTGGCCAAGTAGGCGAGTGCCTTATGCAGGTGACCTTGAGCGTCTCCTGGGGCGGCCGCGACAGCATCTTTGTAGCGTCCCAGAGCTTCACTATATCGTTGCTGGCGGAATAGAGCATTCCCGGCGTCAATAAAGCGAGCAGCCCGTTCCACCGCCTGGGGACTTGGCTGTTCAATCGGCAAGTTAGGTTTGGCGACCATTTCCGGAACGACCGAAGGGGAAGTCAGTCCGCCGAACGATTGACTTCGCTGAGGCTCGATGGCGAAATCTCGGGGCAACCCCATAAATTGCTTCATTGCTTGGGGGCCGTAGTTCAGCTCCGCTGGCTGAGTGGGAGGAAGATAGTATTCAAGGTATTGATCGCTAGGCCGGTAATAGGTGCCGTAGGGGTACAGCCCGGAATAGTTCAATGGATACCCAGCGTTGTAACCGTAGACGTACGGCGTGGGATAAGAATAGCCGTAAGGGGTCAGCCCAATCCCGATCGATAACCCGCTCCCCCCCCAAAAACTGCCGTAGCTTGGATAACGATAACCGTAACCGCCACCATGATGATGGTGGTGATAGTCACCACGGTTGCCGTGCGAATAGTTGTTGTAAGAAAAACTTCCTGAGTATCCGCCAGGCCGAGTCACATCGGCGTAACCGCCTCGTCCAACCGTAATGTTACTGCGGCTCTTGTATTTGTATTGCCCCAAACCTTGCGCTTGCGCGAAGCTTCCTGCCGCAACGATCGCCAGAATGGCTAACATGCTTACGTAACGCACTACATCACTCCTCGAGGCAAAAGGGACAACCTCTCTATTATCTGGTCGTTCCCTGCAATGGGCAAAGAGATTTGTCGAATTCGTTGCCTCGACTTGCCGTGAATCAGGCAAACTCTTTGAGGTCAGCTCTTTATTTTTAGGAAGATATTTAACTAAACTTAGGGCAGAGATTCTGCTGTTGAGTCTCGTTCGTGCCTGCAAGATGCCTGCCGTGACCAAACTCGACCTCGAGGAATTCCTCGACATCCTGAAACAACTGGTTCGTCACCCTTCCGTCGTCGGATCGGAGCACGCTTTCTTCCGTTACCTGCAGCGGGAATTAGAAGAAACGCATGCCACGGTCACCTTGTATGAAGGCCTGTTAGTTGCCAGCGGCACGCAGCCTGATCGGATGCATATTTCGGCTCACGTCGATCGGCATGGACTGATCTGTACCGGACCCAATGAGTTTCAATACGCGGCGTTCGTTGCCCGCAACCGTGGCGACCTTTTGGGGGACTCGGTCTCGGAGCAGACGTTCCAAACAATCGCCGAGCGTTTTCATGAGCGGTTTGTGCAAGCATACGTCCCCTGGAGTGGTACCTACCTGGGCAAAGGGACGATCAAGCGTTCTTACCTCTGTGAACGGCGAGGCAACCTCGTTTTCGAGGTTGAGGGGCTCGACCACGTATTGCCAGGCACACCGGTCGCTTATCAAGACCGGCTGTCCATTTCGTACGGGCGAGTCTCGGCTCAGCTGGACAACGTGCTGACCACAGCAATGTTGATTTACCTATTTCGCCAAGGCTTCCAAGGAACGGCATTATTCACGGCTCAAGAAGAAGCGGGGCGAAGCTGGCGATTCCTGCTCGAGTGGTTCCGCCGCTGTGGGATCGAAACGCAAGACCTGCTGGTGCTCGATACGAGTCCCTTTCCAGATATTGCCACTGCCGATGCCCAACAGGTCGTGCTGCGAAAGCGCGATGCGAATGCCATCTTCAATCCGCAAATGGTGGCTAAGCTAGAAGAGGCCTGCCAGAAGTTCGGCATCCGTTACATGTTTAAAGACGAGATGCTGGCAAAGCAGAACGAACAGCGTGTTGCCGAAGGGAAGAATCCCACCTCATTGGGAAGCACCGAGTTAGGCCGTGTCGCTTCAGCGTCCGAAGGAACCATTCAAGGCGCTACGCTGCAAGTTCCCACCACTGGCTATCACACGCCAGAGGAATCCGCGGCGTTATCCTCAATCGAAGCCATTCTCGATGTTCTGTGCGAGGTCGCGCTCGAGGAATAGACTGGCCAATCAATCGGTTTATGTCTTACCCTTGCCGATCAGTTCCTCATAGACATGCTGGAACTTCTTCTGGAAGTCTCGATCGGTATCGATGATCGACAGATATTCGGTACGATTGGCCGATACCACCGCCTCCTCGGCCGCGTCGTGGTTGCCCATTTCGTACAGGCAAATTGCTTTGCCAGCGTAACCGAATGCCTTGGCCTCGACAT
Protein-coding sequences here:
- a CDS encoding tetratricopeptide repeat protein, which translates into the protein MRYVSMLAILAIVAAGSFAQAQGLGQYKYKSRSNITVGRGGYADVTRPGGYSGSFSYNNYSHGNRGDYHHHHHGGGYGYRYPSYGSFWGGSGLSIGIGLTPYGYSYPTPYVYGYNAGYPLNYSGLYPYGTYYRPSDQYLEYYLPPTQPAELNYGPQAMKQFMGLPRDFAIEPQRSQSFGGLTSPSVVPEMVAKPNLPIEQPSPQAVERAARFIDAGNALFRQQRYSEALGRYKDAVAAAPGDAQGHLHKALAYLATNHPEEAVKAMKLAVQQDPNIASTNLTLDGLLDSNAAAKASIIEANARRAVADPQNADLLFCVGVLLHFDGDDAQAAKFFQAAKMGVGGGDLSYIDAFTKGNSQPVATGSGIEL
- a CDS encoding peptidase M42 — its product is MPAVTKLDLEEFLDILKQLVRHPSVVGSEHAFFRYLQRELEETHATVTLYEGLLVASGTQPDRMHISAHVDRHGLICTGPNEFQYAAFVARNRGDLLGDSVSEQTFQTIAERFHERFVQAYVPWSGTYLGKGTIKRSYLCERRGNLVFEVEGLDHVLPGTPVAYQDRLSISYGRVSAQLDNVLTTAMLIYLFRQGFQGTALFTAQEEAGRSWRFLLEWFRRCGIETQDLLVLDTSPFPDIATADAQQVVLRKRDANAIFNPQMVAKLEEACQKFGIRYMFKDEMLAKQNEQRVAEGKNPTSLGSTELGRVASASEGTIQGATLQVPTTGYHTPEESAALSSIEAILDVLCEVALEE